A genomic window from Cupriavidus basilensis includes:
- a CDS encoding cupin domain-containing protein, whose amino-acid sequence MLAGVGLSIASGAVLAQNSGLTRTIVGKEDVSVPGREAVVARVELAPGIHAGRHTHPGDEISYVAEGQAELLVEGQPPRLVKVGESFVVPAGVVHDAHNSGTTPTRLIGVYVVEKGKPLATPAP is encoded by the coding sequence ATGCTCGCGGGCGTCGGCCTATCGATCGCCTCCGGCGCCGTGCTGGCGCAGAACAGCGGCCTCACGCGCACGATTGTCGGCAAGGAAGATGTTTCCGTGCCGGGGCGCGAAGCGGTCGTGGCGCGCGTGGAGCTGGCGCCAGGGATCCATGCCGGACGGCATACGCACCCGGGAGACGAGATCAGCTATGTGGCCGAGGGGCAGGCCGAGTTGCTGGTCGAGGGGCAGCCACCTCGCCTCGTCAAGGTGGGCGAGTCGTTCGTGGTGCCCGCAGGAGTTGTACATGACGCCCACAATTCCGGCACGACACCGACCCGGCTGATTGGCGTGTACGTTGTCGAGAAGGGCAAGCCGCTGGCCACGCCGGCACCCTGA
- a CDS encoding peroxiredoxin-like family protein yields MSLQQKLDAIKADFKAGKAPYFAPPEIHPIMERATAQLIASGQAGRALKAGDTAPVFTLTDPEGAPVSSEELLAQGPLIVSFYRGVWCPYCNMELQALEEAVPVFREAGASVVAISPQNAVNSRKSVRTNKLSFPILSDTHNDVAAAFGLRFALPNYLVDLYKQLKNDLPAFNGDASWTLPMPARYVIGQDGTILYAEVNPDYTHRPEPAEMLPALRHAKGGR; encoded by the coding sequence ATGTCACTGCAGCAAAAACTCGACGCCATCAAGGCGGACTTCAAGGCCGGCAAGGCGCCGTATTTCGCACCGCCGGAAATCCATCCCATCATGGAACGGGCTACGGCTCAATTGATTGCCTCGGGACAAGCAGGCCGCGCGCTGAAGGCGGGGGACACGGCGCCCGTCTTCACGCTGACGGACCCGGAGGGCGCACCGGTTTCCTCGGAGGAGCTACTGGCGCAAGGGCCACTCATCGTCAGCTTCTACCGCGGGGTGTGGTGCCCGTATTGCAATATGGAACTGCAGGCGCTGGAAGAGGCCGTGCCGGTGTTCAGGGAAGCCGGCGCCAGCGTGGTGGCCATTTCGCCGCAGAACGCGGTCAATAGCCGCAAGTCCGTGCGCACCAACAAGCTCAGCTTCCCCATCCTCAGCGACACGCATAACGACGTGGCTGCCGCGTTTGGCTTGCGCTTCGCACTGCCGAACTATCTGGTGGATCTGTACAAGCAACTGAAGAACGACCTGCCGGCCTTCAACGGCGACGCGAGCTGGACGCTGCCGATGCCGGCGCGCTACGTGATCGGGCAGGATGGGACCATCCTGTATGCCGAGGTCAATCCTGACTACACGCACCGGCCGGAGCCTGCCGAGATGTTGCCGGCGCTGCGCCACGCCAAAGGCGGCAGGTAA
- a CDS encoding LysR family transcriptional regulator produces MDRMTAMETLVAVVEAGSFSGAARLLKVGQPSVSKSVAQLEAQLGVRLLVRSTRGLSPTEAGKNFYEHAKRAIEEADAAEHAARGSGASLSGRLRVTAAVTFARLHIVPHLKAFLAEHPQLVVDVLLEDGNIDLLEHGVDVALRMGALRDSAMTARKIAQSQRVVVGTPRYFTAAGEPKVPADLLAHEAIVYDREGGGDAWAFRRDGAEVSVEVSGRLWVTAAEGVRAAVLADIGVAIGSEWMFAPELASGEVRQVLAGWTLAPVDLWAIFPTGRMASAKVRAFVAFVEAALRRDIA; encoded by the coding sequence GTGGACAGGATGACTGCCATGGAAACACTGGTTGCCGTCGTCGAGGCAGGCTCTTTCTCGGGCGCCGCGCGGCTGCTGAAGGTCGGGCAGCCGTCCGTATCGAAATCGGTCGCACAACTGGAAGCACAGCTCGGCGTGCGGCTGCTCGTGCGGTCCACCCGCGGCCTGTCGCCGACCGAAGCAGGAAAGAATTTCTACGAGCACGCCAAGCGCGCGATCGAGGAAGCGGATGCCGCGGAGCATGCGGCCAGGGGCTCGGGCGCCAGTCTTTCCGGCCGCCTGCGCGTGACCGCGGCCGTCACCTTCGCGCGGCTGCATATCGTGCCGCACCTCAAAGCCTTCCTGGCCGAGCATCCGCAACTGGTGGTGGACGTGCTGCTGGAGGATGGCAATATCGACCTGCTCGAGCATGGAGTGGATGTCGCCCTGCGCATGGGCGCGTTGCGAGATTCGGCCATGACCGCCAGGAAGATCGCGCAAAGCCAGCGGGTCGTGGTCGGCACGCCGCGCTACTTCACCGCTGCCGGCGAGCCAAAGGTGCCCGCCGACTTGCTCGCGCATGAGGCCATCGTCTACGACCGCGAGGGCGGCGGCGATGCCTGGGCGTTTCGCCGCGACGGCGCCGAGGTATCCGTCGAGGTGTCCGGCCGCTTGTGGGTCACGGCCGCCGAGGGCGTGCGTGCCGCAGTGCTCGCGGATATCGGTGTGGCGATCGGCTCCGAATGGATGTTCGCGCCGGAACTGGCCAGCGGCGAAGTCAGGCAGGTGCTCGCCGGATGGACGCTGGCACCGGTCGACCTCTGGGCGATATTTCCGACCGGCCGCATGGCCAGCGCGAAGGTGAGAGCTTTTGTCGCGTTCGTGGAAGCGGCACTGCGCCGCGACATCGCTTAG
- a CDS encoding glutathione S-transferase family protein — MTITLHTWNTPNGRKISVALEEMALPYAVKTVNITKGEQHQPDFLRISPNNRIPAIVDADGPDGQPISVFESGAILLYLAEKTGKFLPASLRDRVPVLEWLMWQMGGFGPMPGQVHHFRTVEAEADRHYGLKRYSEETRRLYGVLDRRLAQVEYVAGDLSVADFAILGWAWRHERHQVSLAQFPNVRRWYDALFARPGVQRGFAVKLDDLA; from the coding sequence ATGACTATCACCCTGCACACCTGGAATACGCCGAACGGACGCAAGATCAGCGTCGCGCTCGAGGAAATGGCGCTGCCGTATGCCGTCAAGACCGTCAATATCACCAAGGGCGAGCAACACCAACCGGATTTCCTGCGCATCAGCCCCAACAACCGGATCCCGGCCATCGTCGATGCGGATGGTCCCGATGGGCAGCCGATCAGCGTCTTCGAATCCGGCGCGATCCTGCTTTACCTGGCCGAGAAGACCGGCAAGTTCCTGCCCGCGAGCTTGCGTGACCGTGTGCCGGTGCTGGAGTGGCTGATGTGGCAGATGGGTGGCTTCGGGCCCATGCCGGGCCAGGTGCATCACTTCCGCACGGTCGAGGCGGAGGCCGACCGGCACTATGGGCTCAAGCGCTACTCGGAGGAAACGCGGCGCCTGTACGGCGTGCTGGACCGGCGCCTGGCGCAGGTGGAGTATGTGGCCGGCGACCTGTCGGTGGCAGATTTCGCGATCCTGGGCTGGGCCTGGCGCCACGAGCGCCATCAGGTCTCGCTGGCGCAGTTTCCCAATGTCAGGCGCTGGTACGACGCCCTGTTTGCGCGTCCCGGCGTGCAGCGCGGCTTTGCGGTCAAGCTGGATGACCTGGCTTGA
- a CDS encoding glutathione S-transferase family protein, translated as MLTIWGRANSVNVQKVLWGCEELGLPFQRIDAGMQFGGNNEPRYLAMNPNGRVPTIMDGDFVLWESNSILRYLAMEYGKAGALYPAGPKVRASVDRWLDWSLSTLQPAERPVFWGFVRTPAAERDVARLTAEAGVVAGLWRMLDQHLEGRDYMEGGVFTLADLVLGAYARRWFGLDGQIDRPALPNLERWYAQVSERAGFRQYVAAPLS; from the coding sequence ATGCTGACGATCTGGGGCCGTGCGAATTCGGTCAATGTGCAAAAGGTACTGTGGGGTTGCGAAGAACTTGGCTTGCCGTTCCAGCGGATCGACGCCGGCATGCAGTTCGGCGGCAACAACGAGCCCCGCTATCTCGCCATGAATCCCAACGGGCGCGTCCCGACGATCATGGATGGCGATTTTGTGCTGTGGGAGTCGAACTCCATCCTGCGCTACCTCGCCATGGAGTATGGCAAGGCAGGTGCGCTGTACCCGGCCGGGCCAAAGGTGCGCGCCAGCGTGGACCGCTGGCTGGACTGGTCGCTGTCGACCTTGCAGCCGGCCGAACGGCCGGTCTTCTGGGGCTTTGTGCGTACGCCCGCCGCCGAACGCGATGTGGCTCGCCTGACGGCTGAGGCCGGCGTGGTGGCAGGGCTGTGGCGCATGCTCGATCAGCACCTGGAAGGCCGCGACTATATGGAGGGCGGCGTCTTCACGCTGGCCGACCTGGTGCTGGGCGCCTACGCACGCCGCTGGTTCGGCCTGGATGGCCAGATCGATCGTCCCGCGCTGCCCAATCTCGAACGCTGGTATGCGCAAGTGAGCGAGCGCGCCGGCTTCCGCCAATACGTTGCGGCGCCCTTGAGCTGA
- a CDS encoding sulfatase, whose amino-acid sequence MKPNLIYIVADDLGYADLGCYGGREPVSPVLDSLAANGLMLTQGYANSPVCSPTRFALMTARYQYRLRGAAEEPINSKSRGSSALGLPPAHPTLPSLLRAQGYRTALIGKWHLGFAPAFGPLLSGYQAFFGPMAGGVDYFTHCDSSGRHDLWHNDAEHQEPGYLTDLLSRRAVDYVTRMSGEGAPFFLSLHYTAPHWPWETRDDAALAPQVSNNLFHLDGGNIHTYRRMIGHMDEGIGWLVQALRQLGQLDNTLIVFTSDNGGERFSDNWPLVGGKMDLTEGGIRVPWIAHWPAMIAPGGTSAQHCMTMDWSATMLDAAGVQADPGYPLDGVSLMPLLRDAAHRFHRPLHWRMNHRDQRALRDGDWKYLQVDGHEYLFDLSRDERERANLAKREPQRLAAMREAWLAWNAGMPPIPEDATVSLGYSAADMPQR is encoded by the coding sequence ATGAAACCGAACCTGATCTATATCGTAGCCGACGATCTCGGCTACGCGGACCTGGGCTGCTATGGCGGGCGCGAGCCGGTGTCTCCGGTGCTCGACAGCCTGGCCGCCAACGGCCTGATGCTGACGCAGGGCTATGCCAACTCGCCGGTGTGCTCTCCCACGCGCTTTGCACTGATGACGGCGCGCTACCAGTACCGGCTGCGCGGCGCGGCCGAGGAGCCGATCAACAGCAAAAGCCGTGGCAGCAGCGCGCTGGGCCTGCCGCCAGCGCATCCCACCTTGCCCTCGCTGCTGCGGGCGCAGGGCTATCGCACGGCATTGATCGGCAAATGGCACCTGGGCTTTGCGCCGGCATTCGGCCCGCTGCTGTCGGGCTATCAGGCGTTTTTTGGCCCCATGGCGGGCGGTGTCGATTACTTCACGCATTGCGATTCCAGCGGCCGTCACGATCTGTGGCACAACGACGCGGAACATCAGGAGCCCGGCTACCTGACCGATCTGCTGTCGCGGCGCGCGGTGGATTACGTGACGCGCATGAGCGGGGAGGGCGCGCCGTTTTTCCTGAGCCTGCATTACACCGCGCCGCACTGGCCGTGGGAAACCCGCGACGACGCCGCGCTGGCGCCGCAGGTCAGCAACAACCTGTTCCATCTCGATGGCGGCAACATCCACACCTACCGGCGCATGATCGGCCACATGGACGAGGGCATCGGCTGGCTGGTGCAGGCGCTGCGCCAGCTCGGCCAGCTCGACAACACCCTGATCGTCTTCACCAGCGACAACGGCGGTGAGCGCTTCTCGGACAACTGGCCGCTGGTGGGCGGCAAGATGGACCTGACCGAGGGCGGCATCCGTGTGCCATGGATCGCGCACTGGCCCGCGATGATCGCGCCGGGAGGCACCAGCGCGCAGCACTGCATGACGATGGACTGGTCGGCCACGATGCTGGATGCGGCGGGCGTGCAGGCCGATCCCGGCTACCCGCTGGACGGCGTGTCGCTGATGCCGTTGCTGCGCGATGCGGCGCACCGCTTCCACCGCCCGCTGCACTGGCGCATGAACCACCGCGACCAGCGCGCGCTGCGCGACGGCGACTGGAAGTATCTGCAGGTGGACGGACACGAGTACCTGTTCGATCTCAGCCGCGATGAGCGCGAGCGCGCCAACCTGGCGAAGCGCGAACCCCAGCGGCTGGCGGCGATGCGCGAGGCCTGGCTGGCGTGGAATGCGGGCATGCCGCCGATTCCGGAGGATGCCACGGTCAGCCTGGGGTATTCGGCGGCGGATATGCCGCAGCGGTAA
- a CDS encoding Bug family tripartite tricarboxylate transporter substrate binding protein: MFHRLAAPLRAATLALLLCAPGLAAHAQERYPAKPVRFVNSFPPGGPSDLLARSVAEVLQGELKQAFVVENKPGAGGNLGAGAVAKSPADGYAVLFGIDTTFTVNPHIYGAMPFRPGELKPLMILASSGLLVGTSPSSGIASLPDLVKQAKAKRLNFSSGGSGSPGHLAIEEFQRATGLKLNHVPYKGSTPAVTAVVGSEVDGGILATPSMLPFVKAGKVTALAVTSHQRSRLAPGIATVAELGMKELEHEVLYVAMVPAATPEPVVRVLERAIADALARPDVQARMQALDLQPEAITGAAAARRLSDLSERYRQLIVATGMKVE; this comes from the coding sequence ATGTTCCATCGCCTTGCCGCCCCGCTGCGGGCCGCAACCCTTGCGCTCCTGCTCTGCGCGCCGGGACTCGCCGCGCACGCCCAGGAGCGCTATCCGGCCAAGCCGGTGCGCTTCGTCAACTCGTTCCCGCCGGGTGGCCCGTCCGACCTGCTGGCCCGTTCAGTGGCCGAGGTGCTGCAGGGCGAGCTCAAGCAGGCCTTCGTGGTCGAGAACAAGCCGGGGGCGGGCGGCAACCTGGGCGCGGGGGCGGTGGCCAAGAGCCCGGCCGATGGCTATGCGGTGCTGTTCGGCATCGATACCACTTTTACCGTCAATCCGCATATCTACGGCGCCATGCCGTTCCGGCCTGGCGAGCTCAAGCCCCTGATGATACTGGCCAGTTCGGGGTTGCTGGTAGGCACGTCCCCGTCGTCGGGCATCGCTTCGCTGCCGGACCTGGTCAAACAGGCCAAGGCGAAGCGCCTGAACTTCAGCTCGGGAGGTAGCGGCAGCCCGGGCCACCTGGCCATCGAGGAGTTCCAGCGCGCCACCGGCCTCAAGCTGAACCACGTGCCTTACAAGGGCAGCACGCCGGCGGTGACCGCAGTGGTGGGCAGCGAGGTGGATGGCGGCATCCTGGCCACGCCCAGCATGCTGCCCTTCGTCAAGGCGGGCAAGGTGACGGCGCTGGCGGTGACCAGCCACCAGCGCTCGCGGCTGGCGCCGGGCATTGCTACCGTGGCCGAGCTTGGCATGAAGGAGCTGGAGCATGAGGTACTGTATGTGGCGATGGTGCCGGCGGCCACGCCGGAGCCGGTGGTGCGCGTGCTCGAGCGCGCCATCGCCGACGCGCTCGCGCGGCCCGATGTGCAGGCTCGCATGCAGGCGCTGGACCTACAGCCCGAAGCCATCACCGGCGCGGCCGCCGCGCGGCGGTTGTCGGACCTGTCCGAGCGATATCGTCAACTCATCGTTGCCACCGGCATGAAAGTCGAATGA
- a CDS encoding MarR family winged helix-turn-helix transcriptional regulator: MPASNPASDRLNQPQSIEDLFLYRLSCLLANAGGIVIRYCEGQFGVTRREWRLLALLAAHGAMSSSELARLAHLDRPRASRTITAMVDKKLISRVARPGDARQVTLALTAAGEALYGEIFPLTKQVNLELLDALEDKDAVQLDAMLMRLEQRSRQMAARGGLPLADRRRGGSARNRQALALHDANEASNGD, encoded by the coding sequence ATGCCAGCTTCCAATCCAGCCTCCGATCGCCTGAACCAGCCGCAATCGATCGAGGACCTTTTTCTCTACCGCTTGAGCTGCCTGCTGGCGAATGCCGGCGGCATCGTGATCCGCTATTGCGAAGGACAATTCGGCGTCACCCGCAGGGAATGGCGCCTGCTGGCGCTACTCGCCGCGCACGGCGCGATGAGCTCGTCCGAGCTGGCGCGGCTGGCCCACCTGGACCGTCCCCGCGCTTCGCGCACGATCACGGCGATGGTGGACAAGAAGCTGATCAGCCGGGTGGCGCGGCCTGGTGATGCACGGCAGGTCACGCTGGCCTTGACCGCCGCGGGCGAGGCCCTGTACGGCGAGATCTTCCCGCTGACGAAACAGGTCAACCTTGAACTGCTCGATGCGCTCGAGGACAAGGACGCGGTGCAACTGGATGCCATGCTGATGCGGCTGGAGCAGCGCTCCCGGCAGATGGCCGCGCGCGGCGGCCTGCCGCTAGCGGACCGGCGGCGCGGCGGCAGCGCACGCAACCGCCAGGCGCTGGCATTGCACGATGCGAACGAAGCCAGCAACGGCGACTAG
- a CDS encoding zinc ribbon domain-containing protein YjdM codes for MPTIPACPQCALENTYPDGDNYVCADCGHEWAMVAAAQDDDSAQAVVKDANGAVLNDGDAVVLIKDLKVKGSSITLKMGTKVKSIRLVGGDHEVDCKMDAGSFMLKACYLRKA; via the coding sequence ATGCCCACCATCCCCGCCTGCCCCCAATGCGCCCTGGAGAACACCTACCCCGACGGTGACAACTATGTCTGCGCCGACTGCGGCCACGAGTGGGCCATGGTGGCCGCCGCGCAGGACGATGACAGCGCCCAGGCTGTGGTGAAAGATGCCAACGGCGCCGTGTTGAACGACGGCGACGCGGTGGTGCTGATCAAGGACCTGAAGGTCAAGGGCTCGTCCATCACGCTGAAGATGGGCACCAAGGTCAAGAGCATCCGGTTGGTGGGCGGCGACCACGAGGTCGATTGCAAGATGGACGCCGGCAGCTTCATGCTCAAGGCCTGCTACCTGCGCAAGGCCTGA
- a CDS encoding LysR family transcriptional regulator: MPRPLNFREIEAFRAVMLTGTTTAAAVMLHTTQPSVSRLLAQMQAAAELKLFDIQKGRLRPTQEARRLFETVQHHFMGLARIEQDVAVLRKSGTGVLRIGCTPSLGLGVMPQVVGEFSRRHADVHVNLQTVGGHHLREGLLNGQYDLVLSTSHLDDPHFDVRVMHRTNAVCVMHPSHALAGRGMIHVRDLQGQFLLTLNADDELHVAFLRGMRQWQVEPSATIETTYSGTICSMAAEGAGIGIVNPYVAEVFAHGLRVLTLLPACPVEVRMALSSQSASSAITEEFAALLETRFAAREAR; this comes from the coding sequence ATGCCGAGACCCCTGAATTTCCGTGAAATCGAAGCCTTCCGGGCGGTGATGCTCACCGGCACCACCACCGCCGCCGCGGTGATGCTGCACACTACCCAGCCGTCGGTGAGCCGGCTGCTGGCCCAGATGCAGGCCGCGGCGGAACTCAAGCTGTTTGATATACAGAAGGGGCGGCTACGCCCCACGCAGGAAGCGCGCCGCTTGTTCGAGACGGTGCAGCATCACTTCATGGGGCTGGCAAGGATCGAGCAGGACGTGGCGGTGCTGCGCAAGTCGGGGACTGGCGTACTGCGCATCGGCTGTACGCCGTCTCTCGGGCTGGGCGTGATGCCGCAAGTGGTCGGCGAGTTCTCGCGCCGCCACGCCGATGTGCATGTCAACCTGCAGACGGTAGGCGGGCACCACCTGCGCGAGGGCCTGCTCAATGGCCAGTATGACCTCGTGCTGTCCACCAGCCATCTCGACGATCCCCACTTCGACGTGCGGGTCATGCATCGCACTAACGCCGTTTGCGTCATGCATCCCAGTCACGCGCTGGCCGGGCGCGGCATGATTCACGTGCGCGACCTGCAGGGCCAGTTCCTGCTCACCCTGAACGCCGATGACGAACTACACGTGGCGTTCCTGCGCGGAATGCGGCAATGGCAGGTCGAGCCATCGGCCACCATCGAGACCACTTACTCCGGCACTATCTGCAGCATGGCGGCGGAGGGGGCCGGCATCGGCATCGTGAACCCGTATGTGGCCGAGGTATTCGCGCATGGCCTGCGCGTGCTGACGCTGCTGCCGGCTTGCCCGGTGGAAGTGCGCATGGCGCTGTCCAGCCAGTCGGCCAGCTCAGCGATTACCGAGGAATTCGCCGCGCTGCTGGAGACTCGCTTTGCAGCGCGCGAGGCGCGCTGA
- a CDS encoding Bug family tripartite tricarboxylate transporter substrate binding protein, whose product MKRKLLLKNDWKSCLAAAVLGTTFAGSAFAQHGYPDRTIRIIVPFSAGGSSDMQGRMLADRLGRLYKQSVVVENRPGAGGHIGGKAVVDAPADGYTLLLGSIGLHATYNTYKKLNYNPATDLKIVTVLAEMPHVVVVNPKVPANNLQQLAAAARQHTDTMTFGSAGVGSSVHMMGELFKLNAGAPLVHVPYKGSAAAMTDLLGGQIDMMFENPPTTLSYIRAGKLKALAVTGKVRSPALPDVPTAAESGYPAYVATSWTTVAVSAKVPDAIADKLNADIRQIVATHEFRQGLQEQGMTPVANTRDAAQRFIATEKARWDQVIAKGKISAE is encoded by the coding sequence ATGAAGCGGAAGTTGCTGTTGAAGAATGACTGGAAATCCTGCTTGGCCGCGGCCGTCCTAGGCACCACCTTCGCGGGCAGCGCGTTCGCGCAGCACGGATACCCCGACAGGACCATTCGCATCATCGTGCCGTTCAGCGCTGGCGGCAGCTCCGACATGCAGGGCCGCATGCTGGCGGACCGCCTGGGCCGGCTCTACAAGCAATCCGTGGTGGTGGAAAACCGCCCAGGCGCGGGGGGCCATATCGGCGGCAAGGCGGTGGTCGATGCGCCTGCCGATGGCTACACCCTGCTGCTTGGCTCCATTGGCCTGCACGCCACATACAACACCTACAAGAAGCTCAACTACAACCCGGCCACGGACCTGAAGATCGTCACCGTGCTGGCCGAGATGCCGCACGTAGTCGTGGTAAACCCGAAGGTGCCCGCTAACAACCTCCAGCAGCTGGCAGCGGCCGCGCGCCAGCACACGGACACGATGACATTCGGCTCGGCAGGTGTCGGGTCCTCGGTCCATATGATGGGCGAACTCTTCAAGCTCAACGCCGGCGCGCCGCTGGTCCATGTGCCTTACAAAGGCAGCGCGGCGGCCATGACCGACCTGCTGGGCGGCCAGATCGACATGATGTTCGAGAACCCGCCGACCACGCTGTCCTACATCCGCGCGGGCAAGCTCAAGGCGTTGGCCGTGACCGGCAAGGTGCGCTCGCCCGCGCTGCCCGACGTGCCGACAGCGGCGGAGTCCGGCTATCCCGCCTACGTGGCAACGTCCTGGACCACGGTGGCCGTCAGCGCCAAGGTGCCGGACGCGATCGCCGACAAGCTCAACGCCGATATCCGGCAGATCGTCGCCACGCACGAGTTCCGCCAGGGTCTGCAGGAGCAAGGCATGACCCCCGTGGCCAACACCCGTGACGCTGCACAGCGCTTTATTGCGACGGAAAAAGCGCGCTGGGACCAGGTCATCGCCAAGGGCAAGATCAGCGCGGAATAA
- the tam gene encoding trans-aconitate 2-methyltransferase, which yields MTWSAKQYVKFENERTRPVRDLLAAVPGREPRVAVDIGCGPGNSTEVLAACFPGASVTGLDSSADMVEAARKRLPALKFEVSRIETWYDPGPYDVILANAVLQWLPDHGRLLPALAAKLAPGGSLAIQVPDTLDTPAHRLMREVAADGPWAGKLAAASQARTGLQGAGWYYELLRAHCGAVDVWHTTYHHALAGGPAAIVEWFKGTGLRPFLDPLDEAERAAYLERYTAQVARAYRPMEDGTVLLPFPRFFIVATR from the coding sequence ATGACCTGGTCAGCCAAGCAATACGTGAAATTCGAGAACGAACGTACCCGCCCGGTGCGTGACCTGCTGGCAGCGGTGCCGGGGCGCGAGCCGCGCGTCGCGGTAGACATCGGCTGCGGCCCGGGCAATTCGACGGAAGTGCTGGCCGCCTGTTTTCCCGGCGCGAGCGTGACCGGGCTGGACAGCTCGGCCGACATGGTCGAAGCCGCGCGCAAGCGGCTGCCGGCGTTGAAATTCGAGGTGAGCCGCATCGAAACCTGGTACGACCCGGGCCCTTACGACGTGATCCTCGCCAATGCCGTGCTGCAATGGCTGCCCGACCACGGCCGCCTGCTGCCCGCGCTTGCCGCCAAGCTGGCGCCCGGCGGCAGCCTCGCGATCCAGGTGCCCGACACGCTGGACACGCCCGCGCACCGCCTGATGCGCGAAGTCGCCGCCGACGGCCCGTGGGCCGGCAAGCTGGCCGCCGCTTCTCAGGCGCGTACCGGGCTGCAGGGCGCTGGCTGGTACTACGAATTGCTGCGCGCGCATTGCGGCGCGGTCGATGTCTGGCACACCACCTACCACCACGCGCTGGCCGGTGGCCCCGCGGCGATTGTCGAGTGGTTCAAGGGCACTGGACTGCGCCCCTTCCTGGACCCGCTGGATGAAGCCGAGCGCGCGGCTTACCTGGAGCGCTACACCGCGCAAGTGGCGCGCGCCTATCGGCCAATGGAGGACGGCACGGTGCTGCTGCCGTTCCCGCGGTTCTTCATCGTGGCCACGCGCTGA
- a CDS encoding LysR family transcriptional regulator: MIELRRLRAFVVLAEEGHVTRAAERLGMQQPPLTRLLRGLEEELGVLLMRRLPRGVRPTEAGLALLEEARAVLARAEGVADVVRRAAAGEQGRLAVGFTSSAALHPFVPAVLRRFRESVPGVAVTLEEAGTSELVDAILHERLDAAFVRSPVGGTAGLVLDAVLEEPMLAALPAGHPLAAQAGALPLSALAREPFILYRRPAGPGLYDAILTACRAAGFSPLVAQEAPRLPATLSLVAAGLGVSVVPASMHRLGGEDIVYRPLGDSPVLSAPLHLAMRQGALPAAVMRFRAMVREMVAAAPIAPTRAIGN; this comes from the coding sequence ATGATTGAGCTTCGCCGCCTGCGCGCCTTCGTCGTGCTGGCCGAGGAAGGCCACGTCACCCGTGCCGCCGAGCGCCTGGGCATGCAACAGCCGCCGCTCACGCGCCTGTTGCGCGGGCTGGAGGAGGAGCTGGGTGTTTTGCTGATGCGCCGCCTGCCGCGCGGCGTGCGTCCGACGGAGGCCGGCCTGGCATTGCTGGAAGAGGCCCGCGCCGTGCTGGCCCGGGCCGAAGGCGTGGCCGACGTGGTCCGCCGCGCCGCGGCCGGGGAGCAAGGGCGGCTGGCGGTGGGCTTTACCAGCTCCGCCGCCCTGCACCCGTTTGTGCCCGCCGTGCTGCGCCGGTTTCGCGAGAGCGTGCCGGGTGTTGCCGTGACGCTGGAGGAAGCCGGCACCAGCGAGCTGGTGGACGCGATCCTGCACGAGCGGCTGGACGCCGCGTTCGTGCGCTCGCCGGTGGGCGGCACCGCCGGGCTGGTGCTCGATGCCGTGCTGGAGGAGCCGATGCTGGCGGCGTTGCCGGCCGGGCATCCGCTGGCGGCGCAGGCTGGCGCGCTGCCGCTGTCGGCGCTGGCGCGCGAGCCTTTCATCCTCTATCGCCGCCCCGCCGGGCCCGGCTTGTATGACGCGATCCTGACCGCTTGCCGTGCCGCGGGCTTCAGCCCGCTGGTGGCACAGGAAGCGCCGCGCCTGCCGGCCACGCTGAGCCTGGTGGCAGCAGGCCTTGGCGTGTCCGTGGTGCCCGCGTCCATGCACCGCCTGGGTGGCGAGGACATCGTCTATCGCCCGCTAGGCGATAGCCCGGTGCTGAGCGCGCCCCTGCACCTCGCGATGCGCCAAGGCGCGCTGCCGGCCGCCGTGATGCGCTTTCGCGCCATGGTGCGCGAGATGGTGGCGGCTGCGCCAATCGCGCCAACGCGCGCGATTGGCAATTGA
- a CDS encoding FmdB family zinc ribbon protein has protein sequence MPMYEYACEACGSFTAVRRIDERDAPQPCPGCGHAARRQVTATMLALMPSARRVAHAGNERSAHAPLSSQGHRHGPGCGCSGGSAGLAGKPGAAKSFPGTRPWMISH, from the coding sequence ATGCCCATGTATGAATACGCCTGCGAGGCGTGCGGCAGCTTCACCGCGGTGCGCCGCATCGACGAGCGCGACGCGCCGCAGCCATGCCCCGGCTGCGGCCACGCAGCCCGGCGCCAGGTCACCGCGACCATGCTGGCCCTGATGCCCTCGGCCCGCCGCGTCGCGCATGCGGGCAACGAGCGCAGCGCCCACGCGCCTTTGAGTTCCCAGGGACATCGCCATGGGCCAGGCTGTGGCTGTTCGGGCGGCAGCGCCGGCCTGGCCGGCAAGCCGGGTGCGGCCAAGTCCTTTCCCGGCACGCGGCCCTGGATGATCAGCCACTAG